The nucleotide window CAGTGTGGGTGCCGCTTTGGGAGCAGGGATAGGGGCCGGGTATTACCGGCAGCCGGCAGACGCATTCCGGAAACGTCAACCCCTAAGCGTAGTAGAACCAACACAGGCTGCTTTGTATGATGAATTGTACGGAGCCTGGAAAGCAGAGCTGGAACAGAAATTAAATTCGGACTCGTTAATTTTACAGGAAGCTTAACGATACGCAATACGTATAGTATGGGTGCAACCGGAGAATTGATGACCCGATTTCCAAAGACTTTCATCTAAGAAGCCAAAAGATTTTGATAGAGTTTGTTTACCGGCATCTCTTTTTACCTACTTTTACGCACCTAATTTTATTTCCGTATGAAGAAGGGAAAAGAAGTAACGATATATGATATTGCCAGCGAGCTAAAAATATCTGTAGCTACTGTTAGCCGCGCTTTGAAGGATGATCCGGTAGTAAGCAAGAAAACCAAGAAGAAGATCTTCGAGCTGGCCGAAAAAATGGGGTATCGTACCAATCATTTTGCCCGCAGTCTTCGTACGCAGGAAACCAATACCATTGGGTTTATGATCCATGAGCTCAATAGTAATTTCGCTAATTCGGTATTATTGGGCGTAGAAAAAGTAACCACCGAAGCCGGCTATGACCTGATTATTGCCCACTCATCTGAGAGCTACGACAAAGAAGTGGCCAATGCCCGCAATCTTTTTAATAAACGGGTGGATGGGCTGATTGCCTCTTTATCTTTCGATACCAAACAATACGATCATTTCAAACAGTTTAAGGATAAAGGTGTACCGGTTATATTTTTCGACCGGGTTGAAAAAGGCAATGATAATACGGTAGTGGTGATCGATAACTATAAGGCGGGGTATGATGCTACCCAACATTTAATAGATCAGGGGTGCAGGAGAGTGGCGCATATTACATCCAACCTTAACCGTAATGTATACGCAGAGCGTTACCGGGGTTATAAAGATGCCCTGGCTGACAATGGTCTTGACCGGGACGAAAATCTCGTGTTAGTAGATAATCTAAGCGAAAAAGCTGGTATCGATTCGGCTCACAAGCTACTTAAGCAAAAGCGTAAGTTTGACGGGGCTTTTATCACCAACGATTTTGTGGCTGCCGCTTTTATTAAAACCCTGAAGGAAAACGGTATCAAAGTGCCGGAAGATGTAGCAGTAGTTGGTTTTAATAATGATGCTATCGCACATTTGATCGAGCCTTCTCTCACTACTATTAATTATCCCGGTATAGAAATGGGAGAGATCGCCGCCCGTACATTGATCAATCATATCAAAGGCGTCAGCAATTTACAACAGCTCAATACTTTGATCATTAATTCAGACCTGATCGTACGCGAATCATCGCAAAAGAAAAAGAAGGGCAAAGTATAAAGTACAAAACCATTAAGGAGTTAAGGTTAGTTAAGATTCATAATAATACCTCTTAATGTCCCTCAATACCTAAATGATTTAAGAAATGGAAACCAGTAAGGAGTTAAGATTAGTTAAGTTAGATGATAGGCGATAAATCAAGCTCTTAATGTGCCTTAATCACTTAATGGTTTAAAATAAAAACATTAAGGAGTTAAGAATAGTTAAGATTATAATGTTCGCTCTTGATGTGCCTTAATTCCTTAATGGTTTAAAACAATAACCACTCAATCATCCAGTAGCCGAAAATACTCATTTACCAGAGGCTTCATTGAGCGGGTAATATTATCGGTAAAGAAATTAATCAGTAATCCCTGAGGCTTCTGTAATAATTTCATATAGGTTAATAGTTGCGCCTCGTATACGGGATGCCACTGTTCAACCGCCTTTAATTCTACGACAACCGTATCATTCACAAGCAGATCCAACCGGAGCTCGGTATCCAGGATCATATTACCATAAGCAACGGGTACCATCACCTGGTGTATCACATCAAAGCCCTGCCTCCGGAGCTCGTATCGCAGGCATTGCTGGTAAACGCTTTCCAATAATCCGGGGCCTAATTCTTTATGTACCTGGATGGCGCAGCCGGTAATAGTATACGATAGTTGGGTTACTTCATGTTTCGTCATGGTGTTAGCTTGTAGGGTGATTCATTCGCTTGCCCTACAAATATCCCGATTTTTTAATTAAAGACTACCCGGTTGCTTTAGCCTGATTCTTCTCCCAAAACCAATAGATCGCCATTAAGTAAAAAGCATGTAACAACTGTGCTTCAATAGCGCTCCAGTTTTCAATAGAGCAGCTACCCAAAATAAGCAGGCTCATCAATGCTATAGATGCAAATAAGGTCAGTCTGATTTGAAAGCCTACCAGCAATGCCAGCCCCAGTGAGGCTTCTGCTATCGGTAAGAAATAACTGAAAGCACAATAAGGGCGGGAGGGATCGCCGATTTATCCATGGTGGTCACCATCCAGCTGCTAAAGCCGGCAAGCTTAGGCAGACGTACTAAACCGTGACCTAATAAAGAGATAGCTACCGGTAAACGCAGAAAGAAAAAAGCAGTTTTAAAATGATTCATATCGGTATTGAATTTAGAGGACAAATTAAATGGCTGTTTGATCAGGGGAGTGGTCCCTTGCTCACTTCCTTCCCATTCTTATACACTGCAAAGATCTCCCTGGTATTTTTTATGTCTTTGGATGGGTCGCTGTTTAATATGACCAGGTCCGCCACTTTAGCCGGCTCCAGCGTGCCATATTGTTGCTGAATCTTTAATGCCGTTGCCGCATTTTTCGTAGCCACGGTAATAGCTTCTAATGGTGTCAAACCGGCTTCTGTCATTAATTGCAGTTCCAGGTGTTCAGAGAAACCCTGTGCGCGTACCGGCGTAGCGCCACTATCTGTGCCCATAGCTATTAATACACCGGCTTTAAATAATTGTAACAGGTTTTGTTTCGCTGTTTCAAAAGCTTTCATGTTCGAAGCGTAGTTAGGCGCATTCTTCAAATCGTTCCGGTATTTTTCGGCAGTGATCATTTCATAAACGCCCGGCTCCAGCGATCTTTTAAAGAATTCATTATTGATCCATTCGGGTTGCTGACCATAGATATAAGCATATTCATCCAGCGACAAGGTCGGAATATAAATCACCTGCTTTGCTTTCATTTGGGTGATCGTTGAATCGTCGATTACATCGCTGCGCACACTATGGGCAATAATATCCACACCGTCGGCCACCAATTGTTTCAGATCGTTCAAATAATATACATGTGCAGCCACAGGCAGGTTCTTTTTATGAGCTTCCTGTATGATCGCTTTATAAATTTCCGGCTGCATTTTGGCCGCGTATTTCCCATTAAAATCATCTACCCAAATCTTTACCATATCCGGTTTTAGTTGCGCCAGGCTATCCACTTGCAAAACCACCTGGGCCGCGGTTGCCGGGCGAAAAACTTTATCCATGGCGAAACCCAGTGGTGGTGCACCATTGGGCGTACCAAAGCCATAACCGGCAGAATGGATTCTTGCGCCGGGGATTTCACCTTTTAATGAACGATCGCGCAAACCCGTTTCAAATAATAACGGACGATCCGTGCCCATGGCCATGATCTGCAGCACGCCATAGCTTTCATATTTTTTCAATTGAGCCAATATATTTCCCTCGGTGTAGTTCTCAGCTTTGGTGGTTGTTCCTTTTAATGTGCCGATATGCGAATGCGCTGAAATAAGCGCCGGCATGATCGTTTTGCCTTCCAGATTAATTACCGTAGCATTCTCATCCGTAATGTCGGAACCAATAGCTGTTATTTTACCGTCTTTGATCAGCAGTTTGGTGTCTTCAACAGGAGTGCCGCCATTGCCATCAATCAGCCTCACCTGTTCTAATAGGAGTACATCGCCGGTTGTATTATTTTTTTGGGGGTTATCGCCACACGAATGTAAAAGCATAACCAGCAGCAATAACCATAAATGAGCAGGAGAATTTTTCATCATTTAATTTATAAATAAACGGATAGATTTCCGGAGAACCCCACATTAATTATACTAAGATAAGGCCAGAGAGTATTTGTTGAAAAAACGCGACTGAGGTTTAAAATCTTTCCGATCATACCGGTCGAGAAAAATTGCATCAGCCGGCAAATAGTAACGCGTAACTATGTCTCTATATGTTTAAAATTAAACTTATTAAGGCAAATAAAAATGAGGCAACAAATGCTACCTCATTTCTGATTACATCAACGGGTGTATGCACCCCAAATATAAATGCCGCTTCAGCACTAGGCACTGCGTCTGCCAAAAATTAAAGACAGTACAAACAACACCAGGAACACAAAGAATAAAACTTTAGCGATACCGGCAGCAGTAGAAGCAATGCCTCCAAAACCAAACACCGCAGCAACAATTGCCACAATTAAAAAGATAATAGACCATCTAAGCATAATCGTAGGATTTAAGGGTTTACAAAAAGGTTTAATCACCTATAGACAAGAACTATTCCAATATTAGCCAGTAACAGGAGGGAAGAAACTCCGATCATATATTCCCGGTTATTTTCGTAACAACATTGATTGGCGCTAGACCTGCTGTTCTATAGTTATTTTCTCAATACTTTAAGAATAATTTTAAATTAATTTTAAAAAAATAAGTATTTCATTAGATATATTTCAAACTAAATGATTACATTTAATTACTAAACATGTAGAAGCCCGATTTTATTACACCCTTTAAACCAACTTAAATGAGCGCCAAAGACTCTAACCTGTCTAGCCCTGGTTTTCAGTATGACCTGGTGTCTGCAGTAACGCAGGATGCCTTAAACGCTAACCTGAAAGCATTCACTGCAGCTATCGGCGAAAAGGCTGAGCCATTTATCCAGTATTATAAGTACACCGACAGTTTTCATACTGAAGTCGCATTGATGACGGATGAAGAAGTACTGGCCATGACCGGCGGACAGGATATTTTTGCTATCCCCGACAAGGCACAAAGTGACTTGCCTGAATACAGTGCCTACAAAGCATTAGGAGATGCCATGGCAGCGGCCAACTTTGCTTATGCATTTAATGTTGGTTTCGGACTTCCTGCCGGCATAAGCCCGGCAAAAATGCCTGATATTATTTCCCTGTATTTCGATAGCTCGCGCGTTGAGGGAAAAGACCTGGATCAGACCGTAGAGTACAATTTATACTTTGCCTCTTTTGTTATCATGGAGATGGCCTATGGCGGCAAAGAGTGGAAGGTGCGTAAAACTGAACAACAGGATAATGAACCATGGATCTTCCGGTGGCTGGTAAACCTGAACCTGCAAATTAAGCCGGGCACCTCTTACAGCTCGCTGCCACCCAACGTACAGGAAAACCTTAAAAAGGTTTATAACATCAACCCCGAAAGCATGTTCAGCCTTCAGCAGTTATTGCTAGATCTGAACACGCCGCAACTGAACGCAGATTCTATAACCACCGTTATAAACGTACCGCCCAACAGCCCACTATATACCAGTTTATATGCTTTTTTAAACAGTTGCTGGTTTCCGTATATTGAAAATGGCGGCATTGTATTAACTAATTCGGTACAACCCGAAATTGACAATTACCCGGCTTCATCCATCATACCTACTGATCTCAACTTCGTTGTAACGCCTTATGCCGATGCTGCAAATTATGGCCTTTATACTTTGAATTATCTGGTCATGAGCCACCAGAACAAGATGCCCTCACCTATTCAGCCATTTAGCTGGAACTGGGTGGACGATAAGAGTGTACAAGGTGTAATGTCTGTAAGAAGAGCTGTTTTTGTGGATTACCTGAACCAGGTATTGTCGCCCTGCCTGAATCCCATATGCCCCAAAGTAGATGTGGTGCTGGACGATGCTATTTTTACCGTACCAGATGGGTCGATCAACCTGAAAGCAAACACCGATACGCTGCGTTATACACAAAACCAGGGAAACCCGTATTTGACATTTAGTTATAAGAGCGAGGACCAGGATGACGAATCCTTTGATTTGGTCCACAACGAAACACTCAAGGTTTGTGTGGAAGTGCATTCAGAGATCCGCTTTTTTGGCAACACGATAACCTGCGAAACGATGGCATCCGTTTATTACCGTAATATCCGGGAAGTAGCTGCCATTGATGTTTCTGATGTAACCCGGTACGAGCTGGCACAGAGGAATACCACGGTATTTACCTTGGATGCTGTGGGTACAGGCGTTATCGCTGGCAATAGTACCGCGGGACTGCTCCAGGTAAGCTGCCGTTCTACAAACGAAAATCTCATTCAAACCCAAGATGTCAATCTTCCCTATTATGGTGGGGATAACAGCTTTCTATCCAGGTACCTGACCCTCGGGAAAATTGGAGATTATGAAGCGCAGGTGACTGCATTAGCACAACAAATGAATGCATTGATGGATGCCTATACGCGGGATATTTCAAATATTATAGACGGGGAGATGGGCTTTGTATTTCCCGGGGCACAAACCTATTACTTCGCCGATCCGGCCTTCTCGGACCAGGGAGATCTTACTGTTCGTATTTCGTTTCAATAAGCTACTGGCAGTACTTATGCTGTCAGCCAGCCGGTGTTCTTCATTTTTAATTGCTTAATTACCTGAATATGTCTACAAAAATTTTTGCCTCATCAGAATTGATGAGTAATTATATGCAAGGGGAGATCATTGCGCCCGATAAAGAATTTGTTTCCATACAGTCTGAAAATGGAAACTCCTTATTATTTTCTATTGGAAGCGATGGTGTTTTTTACCTGACCGAAGAAACGGCCAACAGCGGCACGGGGTGGCAGAGAAGCAATTTGAGTAACGGGCTGAGCAGGTATTTTGAAGAGGGGAGCAGCATTGTTGCAAAAACCTTCGCCGTAGATCAAAACACTATCGACGGCTCATTTTCGGTAGTAGTAGCCGTAAACGCGGCAGGTGCTGATTATTTATTTATTGCCTCTGCTCATGCCAGGAACGATGATAGCAGCATCTCGCTGGAGTGGACCCAATTACCTTTTGATGTAAAGGGTAGTGAAAATACCGGAATAACTATATCCGGTGTATACATCCTGCAAACCGAAAAGGAACCGCTCATCGTGGTAAATGTAATACCGCCAGGAAAAAATACCGTCGAACGTTATTATATTGACAGCACAAAATCGGTGTCTGGTTTTTTATGGAATCTTTATACACTGCCCTTCAATTTAGATCCGGATGAGATAAGGATTTGTGGTGGCCGAAAGACGGGGGAGCAGCATGTAGGCGGCATCTACTGCCTGGGCAGTATCAGTGGAGTTCCGTCTTTGTATTACCAGCAAATTTTTAACCCGTATGATTTAGATCTTGCGGGTGAAACTACCCAGCTTAGTATACCCGATGCGCAAGCCCAGTGTATAGCCAGCACCCCTTCAGCAGTAATAAAAGACAATAAACATACCTATACCGATTTATATGTAAGCAGCCATAAGGGCGATCTTTATTTATTCACTGCAGATAACCAGGAAGAAAAATCCCTGGGTTTGAAGCTAATGACTAATGACCTT belongs to Niabella yanshanensis and includes:
- a CDS encoding LacI family DNA-binding transcriptional regulator, producing the protein MKKGKEVTIYDIASELKISVATVSRALKDDPVVSKKTKKKIFELAEKMGYRTNHFARSLRTQETNTIGFMIHELNSNFANSVLLGVEKVTTEAGYDLIIAHSSESYDKEVANARNLFNKRVDGLIASLSFDTKQYDHFKQFKDKGVPVIFFDRVEKGNDNTVVVIDNYKAGYDATQHLIDQGCRRVAHITSNLNRNVYAERYRGYKDALADNGLDRDENLVLVDNLSEKAGIDSAHKLLKQKRKFDGAFITNDFVAAAFIKTLKENGIKVPEDVAVVGFNNDAIAHLIEPSLTTINYPGIEMGEIAARTLINHIKGVSNLQQLNTLIINSDLIVRESSQKKKKGKV
- a CDS encoding GxxExxY protein, whose translation is MTKHEVTQLSYTITGCAIQVHKELGPGLLESVYQQCLRYELRRQGFDVIHQVMVPVAYGNMILDTELRLDLLVNDTVVVELKAVEQWHPVYEAQLLTYMKLLQKPQGLLINFFTDNITRSMKPLVNEYFRLLDD
- a CDS encoding amidohydrolase family protein; this encodes MMKNSPAHLWLLLLVMLLHSCGDNPQKNNTTGDVLLLEQVRLIDGNGGTPVEDTKLLIKDGKITAIGSDITDENATVINLEGKTIMPALISAHSHIGTLKGTTTKAENYTEGNILAQLKKYESYGVLQIMAMGTDRPLLFETGLRDRSLKGEIPGARIHSAGYGFGTPNGAPPLGFAMDKVFRPATAAQVVLQVDSLAQLKPDMVKIWVDDFNGKYAAKMQPEIYKAIIQEAHKKNLPVAAHVYYLNDLKQLVADGVDIIAHSVRSDVIDDSTITQMKAKQVIYIPTLSLDEYAYIYGQQPEWINNEFFKRSLEPGVYEMITAEKYRNDLKNAPNYASNMKAFETAKQNLLQLFKAGVLIAMGTDSGATPVRAQGFSEHLELQLMTEAGLTPLEAITVATKNAATALKIQQQYGTLEPAKVADLVILNSDPSKDIKNTREIFAVYKNGKEVSKGPLP
- a CDS encoding DUF1328 domain-containing protein is translated as MLRWSIIFLIVAIVAAVFGFGGIASTAAGIAKVLFFVFLVLFVLSLIFGRRSA